The following are encoded together in the Poseidonibacter lekithochrous genome:
- a CDS encoding SPOR domain-containing protein, producing the protein MEIKGDDFLKRIQVQQEREELEQKLNELEEVESTISNTPPTSNKTISEEPNEQELGNIMLETTASNEENKKKYLVLGVILIVLFLLTIIVIRLLTDSTQEDPFTANKPNSIEVNKSQEDSNIDENFQKIMNDSIKKKASEKKEETLSEEKLNSIKETNKIEEVKEVITNDDLDETIKKIEQKKKTVEKAVVKKVVEKKPIVKKVVKKVEPKKSIKDLVNSSSTSSPKGYFVQVGAFTKKPSDSYISKIRNASLKYKVHQVDIKGKLYNKVLIGPYSSRAVAKQNIDNIKKKLSISSAYVLKF; encoded by the coding sequence ATGGAAATAAAAGGCGATGATTTTTTAAAGAGAATTCAAGTTCAACAAGAACGTGAAGAACTTGAACAGAAGTTAAATGAATTAGAAGAAGTTGAGTCTACAATAAGTAATACTCCACCAACGTCAAATAAGACAATAAGTGAAGAGCCAAACGAACAAGAACTTGGTAATATTATGTTAGAAACAACAGCTTCAAATGAAGAGAATAAAAAGAAGTATTTAGTACTTGGGGTTATTCTAATTGTATTATTTTTATTAACTATTATTGTTATTCGCCTTTTAACTGATAGTACACAAGAAGATCCTTTTACTGCAAACAAACCTAATTCTATTGAAGTGAATAAGTCTCAAGAAGATAGTAATATCGATGAGAACTTCCAAAAAATCATGAATGATAGTATTAAGAAAAAAGCTAGTGAAAAGAAAGAAGAAACTCTTTCAGAAGAGAAACTAAATTCTATTAAAGAAACTAATAAAATTGAAGAAGTAAAAGAAGTTATTACTAATGATGACTTAGATGAAACTATCAAAAAAATTGAGCAAAAAAAGAAAACTGTTGAAAAAGCAGTTGTTAAAAAAGTTGTAGAAAAAAAACCTATTGTAAAAAAAGTAGTTAAAAAAGTTGAACCAAAGAAAAGTATCAAAGACTTAGTAAATAGTTCATCAACTTCATCACCAAAAGGTTATTTTGTTCAAGTTGGTGCTTTTACAAAGAAACCTTCAGATAGTTATATTTCAAAAATCAGAAATGCCAGTTTAAAATATAAAGTACATCAAGTAGATATTAAAGGTAAACTTTATAACAAAGTATTAATTGGCCCATATTCATCAAGAGCAGTAGCAAAACAGAATATAGATAATATAAAGAAAAAACTAAGTATTTCAAGTGCTTATGTATTAAAATTTTAA
- a CDS encoding serine hydroxymethyltransferase, translating to MSYISSANLESADKEIFDIVEAELDRQTTHLEMIASENFTSPAVMEAMGSVFTNKYAEGYPYKRYYGGCEFADAAEQLAIDRACEIFGCSYANVQPHSGSQANGAVYAALLKAGDKILGMDLSHGGHLTHGSKPSFSGKNYSAFYYGVELDGRINYEKVMEIAKTVQPKIIVCGASAYAREIDFAKFREIADAVGAILFADIAHIAGLVAADEHQSPFPYADVVTTTTHKTLRGPRGGMIMCNDEDIAKKLNSAIFPGLQGGPLVHVMAAKAVAFKEILAPEWKAYAVQVKANASKLAEVLMARGYDVVSDGTDNHLILVSFLNKEFSGKDADAALQNAGITVNKNTVPGETRSPFVTSGVRIGSPALTARGMGEKEFELIANKICDVLDDIENTELQASIKSELKDLANNFVIYNQSTY from the coding sequence ATGAGTTATATATCAAGCGCAAATTTAGAGTCAGCAGATAAAGAGATATTCGATATCGTAGAAGCAGAATTAGATAGACAAACAACACACTTAGAAATGATTGCAAGTGAAAACTTTACTTCACCAGCAGTTATGGAAGCAATGGGTTCAGTATTTACTAACAAATATGCAGAAGGTTACCCATACAAAAGATATTATGGTGGATGTGAATTCGCAGATGCAGCTGAGCAATTAGCTATTGATAGAGCTTGTGAAATCTTTGGATGTTCATATGCAAATGTACAACCTCATTCAGGTTCTCAAGCAAATGGTGCAGTATATGCAGCATTATTAAAAGCTGGTGATAAAATCTTAGGTATGGATTTATCTCACGGTGGTCACTTAACTCATGGTTCTAAACCATCATTCTCAGGTAAAAACTACTCTGCATTTTACTATGGTGTAGAATTAGATGGTAGAATTAACTATGAAAAAGTAATGGAAATTGCTAAAACAGTTCAACCAAAAATTATTGTTTGTGGTGCTTCAGCATACGCAAGAGAAATTGATTTCGCTAAATTTAGAGAAATCGCAGATGCAGTTGGAGCAATTTTATTTGCTGATATCGCACACATTGCAGGACTTGTAGCAGCAGACGAGCACCAATCTCCATTCCCTTACGCAGATGTAGTTACAACTACAACTCATAAGACTTTAAGAGGTCCAAGAGGTGGAATGATTATGTGTAATGATGAAGATATTGCTAAGAAACTTAACTCTGCAATCTTCCCAGGATTACAAGGTGGACCATTAGTTCACGTAATGGCAGCAAAAGCAGTAGCATTTAAAGAGATTTTAGCTCCTGAATGGAAAGCATATGCAGTACAAGTAAAAGCAAATGCATCTAAATTAGCAGAAGTATTAATGGCAAGAGGATATGATGTTGTTTCTGATGGAACAGATAATCACTTAATCTTAGTATCATTCTTAAATAAAGAATTCTCAGGAAAAGATGCAGATGCTGCATTACAAAATGCTGGTATTACTGTAAATAAAAACACAGTACCAGGTGAAACAAGATCTCCATTTGTAACATCAGGTGTTAGAATTGGATCTCCTGCATTAACAGCAAGAGGAATGGGTGAGAAAGAATTCGAATTAATTGCAAATAAAATTTGTGATGTATTAGATGATATTGAAAACACTGAGTTACAAGCTTCTATTAAATCAGAGCTTAAAGACTTAGCTAATAACTTTGTTATTTACAACCAATCAACTTACTAA
- the lysS gene encoding lysine--tRNA ligase, with the protein MLFENKYIQQRIEKADKLRELGVNPYSNDSTRNTTISKYLNVNSDIFQTEDKRDENRNYTVAGRIKFFRLMGKASFLKIEDESGILQIYVSRDNLPEGFYNNIFKKTVEVGDIIEVSGYPFVTGKGELSLHVDGLKILTKSISPLPEKYHGIQDKELRYRQRYLDLIMNSEVRKTFHVRSKVVSLTRRFFEDKGFLEVETPMMHPIAGGANAKPFTTHHNALGVDRFLRIAPELYLKRCIVGGFEAVFEINRCFRNEGMDATHNPEFTSIEFYWAYKTYKDLIVLTKEYFEYLFEHLDLPTTLPYGDLEVDFTQFSEVPLIESLTTIGGVPADITEDKDKIIAYLKAANVDVNEKMNLGQLQGELFDEYVEDKLINPTFITEYPVEISPLARRSDDKPHLTDRFELFIAGKEIANAFSELNDPLDQLERFEGQMAAKESGGDDEAHEMDEDFVNALSYGMAPCAGQGIGIDRLVMMLTNEHSIRDVLLFPAMKPIKNEINLHDDEESSEK; encoded by the coding sequence ATATTGTTCGAAAATAAATATATACAACAAAGAATAGAAAAAGCTGATAAATTAAGAGAGTTAGGGGTTAATCCTTATTCAAACGATAGTACAAGAAATACAACAATTTCAAAATATTTAAATGTTAATAGTGATATCTTTCAAACTGAAGATAAAAGAGATGAAAATAGAAACTATACAGTTGCAGGAAGAATTAAATTCTTCAGACTTATGGGAAAAGCATCTTTCTTAAAAATTGAAGATGAATCAGGTATCTTACAAATTTATGTATCAAGAGATAATCTTCCAGAAGGTTTCTATAATAACATCTTCAAGAAAACTGTAGAAGTTGGAGATATTATTGAAGTATCAGGATATCCATTTGTAACAGGTAAAGGTGAATTATCTTTACATGTTGATGGTTTAAAAATTCTTACAAAATCAATTTCTCCACTACCTGAGAAATACCATGGTATCCAAGATAAAGAGTTAAGATATAGACAAAGATACTTAGACTTAATTATGAACTCAGAAGTTCGAAAAACATTCCATGTGAGATCTAAAGTTGTTTCTTTAACTAGAAGATTCTTTGAAGACAAAGGTTTCTTAGAAGTTGAAACTCCAATGATGCACCCAATTGCAGGAGGAGCAAATGCTAAACCATTTACAACTCATCATAATGCTTTAGGTGTTGATAGATTCTTAAGAATTGCACCTGAATTATATTTAAAAAGATGTATCGTTGGTGGATTTGAAGCAGTATTTGAAATCAATAGATGTTTTAGAAATGAAGGAATGGATGCAACACACAATCCTGAGTTCACTTCAATTGAGTTCTATTGGGCTTATAAAACATATAAAGATTTAATTGTTTTAACAAAAGAATATTTTGAATATTTATTTGAACATTTAGACTTACCTACTACATTACCATATGGAGATTTAGAAGTTGACTTTACACAATTCAGCGAAGTTCCATTAATTGAATCTTTAACAACTATTGGTGGAGTTCCAGCTGATATTACAGAAGATAAAGATAAAATTATTGCATATTTAAAAGCTGCAAATGTAGATGTAAATGAAAAAATGAATTTAGGTCAATTACAAGGTGAATTATTTGATGAATATGTTGAAGACAAATTAATTAACCCTACATTTATTACAGAATACCCAGTTGAGATTTCTCCACTTGCTAGAAGAAGTGATGATAAACCTCATTTAACTGATAGATTTGAGTTATTCATTGCAGGAAAAGAAATTGCAAATGCATTCTCTGAGCTTAATGATCCATTAGATCAATTAGAAAGATTTGAAGGTCAAATGGCAGCTAAAGAATCAGGTGGTGATGATGAAGCTCATGAAATGGATGAAGACTTCGTAAATGCATTATCATATGGTATGGCACCTTGTGCTGGTCAAGGAATTGGTATTGATAGATTAGTAATGATGCTTACAAATGAGCACTCAATTAGAGATGTATTATTATTCCCAGCAATGAAACCAATTAAAAATGAAATCAATCTTCATGATGATGAAGAATCTAGCGAAAAATAA
- a CDS encoding CvpA family protein, producing MQEFTIFDMVVLGITLVLGLKGLFRGLIKEIFGIIGIIGAIFVASRISGDIGNLIAPFLALENQTTIKLIGFIIALVGFWAIVYVLGVIVSKIFSASGLGLVDRIFGFLFGAAKVFLIFSVIAYALYQVESFKKAIDNKTAGSFVMPHLISVGSFIIKLDTSVITDSVGSAVDTVVDTTKKATNKDEKTTSEKIDSTIDETKKDIENSVNETVNDVKESIQEEVVKQVEESIQNTKKATQEQIDTVKEKLQSIANKEENN from the coding sequence ATGCAAGAGTTTACTATTTTTGATATGGTAGTACTTGGTATTACTTTAGTTTTAGGACTTAAAGGTCTTTTTAGGGGACTTATCAAAGAAATTTTTGGAATTATTGGAATCATTGGTGCAATATTTGTAGCATCTAGAATTTCAGGTGATATTGGGAATTTAATCGCGCCTTTTTTAGCTTTAGAGAATCAAACAACAATTAAATTAATTGGATTTATTATAGCACTAGTTGGCTTCTGGGCAATTGTTTATGTATTAGGTGTAATCGTAAGTAAAATATTCTCGGCAAGTGGATTAGGTTTAGTTGATAGAATTTTTGGATTCCTATTTGGAGCAGCAAAAGTATTTTTAATTTTTTCAGTTATTGCTTATGCTTTATACCAAGTTGAATCGTTTAAAAAAGCTATTGATAATAAAACAGCAGGTTCATTTGTAATGCCACACTTAATTAGTGTAGGTTCATTTATTATCAAGTTAGATACATCTGTAATTACAGATTCTGTGGGATCAGCAGTTGATACAGTTGTTGATACAACAAAAAAAGCTACAAATAAAGATGAAAAAACAACGTCAGAAAAAATTGATTCAACAATAGATGAAACAAAAAAAGACATTGAAAATTCAGTTAATGAAACTGTAAATGATGTAAAAGAGTCTATTCAAGAAGAAGTAGTAAAACAAGTAGAAGAATCAATACAAAACACAAAAAAAGCTACGCAAGAACAAATTGATACTGTAAAAGAGAAATTACAAAGCATAGCAAACAAAGAAGAAAATAATTAA
- the ispG gene encoding flavodoxin-dependent (E)-4-hydroxy-3-methylbut-2-enyl-diphosphate synthase, whose amino-acid sequence MIKRYPTKQIFVGNVPVGGDAPIPVQSMCFTKTSDIDATVEQIRALHFAGADIVRLAVPNKEAALALKEIKKQVDLPIVADIHFHHKLALIAAESVDCIRINPGNIGDKKRVQEVVKACQQRNLPIRIGVNSGSLEKQFEDKYGQTPEGMVASADYNIKYLEDLGFTDLKVSLKASDVQRTVQAYRTLRPMNNYAFHLGVTEAGTEFHSTIKSSIALGSLLLDGIGDTLRVSMTGALEKEIEVGKAILKDVGIVKEGLNIVSCPTCGRIEADLVSAVAEVEKRTAHIKTPLDVSVMGCVVNAIGEAKSADVAIAFGKGSGLVMKKGEIIAKLSGDALINRFIEEVEDEVEKRK is encoded by the coding sequence ATGATAAAAAGATACCCAACAAAACAAATATTCGTAGGAAATGTTCCTGTTGGAGGTGACGCTCCAATCCCCGTACAATCAATGTGTTTTACAAAAACATCAGACATTGATGCAACAGTTGAACAAATAAGGGCTTTACACTTTGCAGGTGCAGATATTGTAAGACTTGCTGTTCCAAATAAAGAAGCAGCACTTGCATTAAAAGAGATTAAAAAACAAGTAGATTTACCAATTGTAGCTGATATTCATTTTCACCATAAGTTAGCACTTATTGCTGCTGAATCTGTGGATTGTATTAGAATTAATCCAGGAAATATTGGTGATAAAAAAAGAGTACAAGAAGTTGTAAAAGCTTGTCAACAAAGAAATTTACCAATTAGAATTGGTGTAAATTCTGGATCTTTAGAAAAACAATTTGAAGATAAATATGGTCAAACTCCGGAAGGTATGGTTGCTTCTGCAGATTATAATATTAAATACTTAGAAGATTTAGGTTTTACAGATTTAAAAGTATCACTAAAAGCTTCTGATGTTCAAAGAACAGTTCAAGCTTATAGAACTTTAAGACCTATGAATAATTATGCATTTCATTTAGGTGTTACTGAAGCTGGAACAGAGTTCCATTCGACTATTAAATCTTCAATTGCTTTAGGTTCATTATTACTTGATGGTATTGGTGATACTTTAAGAGTTTCTATGACAGGAGCTTTAGAAAAAGAGATTGAAGTAGGAAAAGCAATTTTAAAAGATGTTGGAATTGTAAAAGAGGGATTAAATATTGTTTCTTGTCCTACATGTGGAAGAATTGAAGCTGATTTAGTTTCTGCTGTTGCAGAAGTTGAAAAAAGAACTGCACATATTAAAACACCTCTAGACGTGTCTGTTATGGGATGTGTTGTAAATGCAATTGGGGAAGCGAAATCTGCTGATGTTGCTATTGCATTTGGTAAGGGATCTGGTTTAGTTATGAAAAAAGGTGAAATTATTGCAAAACTTTCTGGAGATGCTTTAATCAATAGATTTATTGAAGAAGTTGAAGACGAAGTTGAAAAAAGAAAATAA
- a CDS encoding replicative DNA helicase, protein MDSVYSINIERAVLSSVLFNPEELEEILGVLKPKDFYLPAHQKIYEVMMNLHGEDMPIDEEFIRKRLDNKEVDDSILIEILSANPITNTIAYVKEIKDGSVKRELATLATTIKKVAIEDEVTANDALDTIQGELYKISTDSATSELKDMHVITGDTLSYIERMKKLGNKHLIGETTGFEALDRRTTGFNEGDLIIIAARPAMGKTALVLNMALKNVESNKGVIFFSLEMPAEQLMLRMLAAKTSIPLQNLRKGDMDDSQWSHLTGAFDDLNQKKLFVDDGGSININQLRARVRKLAQNEDNNIKLVIIDYLQLMQGTGNKDRHQEVSDISRGLKMLAREMKIPIIALSQLNRGLENRPDKRPMLSDLRESGAIEQDADIIMFVYRDDVYKERDEARKEKEAKDKGEEYKSSFVNKPVEEAEVIIGKQRNGPIGTVKLDFQKELTRFIDKENDMGGGSAPIETVFENIADIEKETQIDMPDII, encoded by the coding sequence ATGGATAGTGTATATAGTATAAATATAGAACGAGCTGTACTAAGTTCTGTTCTATTTAATCCAGAAGAACTAGAAGAAATATTAGGTGTTTTAAAACCTAAGGACTTCTATTTACCTGCACATCAAAAAATTTATGAAGTAATGATGAATCTTCATGGCGAAGATATGCCTATTGATGAAGAATTTATTAGAAAAAGACTTGATAATAAAGAAGTTGACGATTCAATTTTAATTGAGATTTTATCTGCAAATCCTATTACTAATACAATTGCTTATGTAAAAGAAATAAAAGATGGTTCAGTAAAAAGAGAACTTGCAACACTAGCAACTACTATTAAAAAAGTTGCAATTGAAGATGAAGTAACTGCCAATGATGCACTTGACACTATTCAAGGTGAACTTTATAAAATTTCAACTGATAGTGCTACTTCTGAATTAAAAGATATGCATGTAATTACAGGGGATACTCTTTCTTATATTGAAAGAATGAAAAAACTTGGTAATAAACATCTTATTGGAGAAACTACTGGATTTGAAGCCTTAGATAGAAGAACAACTGGATTTAATGAAGGGGATTTAATTATTATTGCTGCACGTCCAGCTATGGGTAAAACTGCATTAGTATTAAACATGGCTCTTAAAAATGTTGAATCAAATAAAGGTGTTATTTTCTTCTCACTGGAAATGCCAGCAGAACAATTAATGTTAAGAATGCTTGCTGCAAAAACTTCTATTCCTTTACAGAATTTAAGAAAAGGTGATATGGATGACTCTCAATGGTCTCATTTAACTGGGGCTTTTGATGATTTAAACCAAAAGAAACTTTTTGTGGATGATGGTGGATCAATTAATATTAACCAATTAAGAGCAAGGGTTAGAAAACTAGCTCAAAATGAAGATAATAATATTAAATTAGTAATTATCGATTACCTTCAACTAATGCAAGGAACTGGAAATAAAGATAGACACCAAGAGGTATCTGATATTTCAAGGGGTCTTAAGATGCTTGCAAGGGAGATGAAAATTCCTATAATTGCACTATCTCAGTTAAACAGGGGATTAGAGAATAGACCTGATAAAAGACCAATGCTTTCAGATTTAAGAGAATCTGGAGCCATTGAGCAGGATGCGGATATTATTATGTTTGTATATAGAGATGATGTATATAAAGAAAGAGATGAAGCCAGAAAAGAAAAAGAAGCTAAAGATAAAGGTGAAGAGTATAAATCTTCATTTGTTAATAAACCTGTTGAAGAAGCTGAAGTTATTATTGGTAAACAAAGAAATGGTCCTATAGGTACTGTAAAACTTGATTTCCAAAAAGAGCTTACAAGATTTATTGATAAAGAGAATGATATGGGTGGAGGATCTGCTCCTATTGAAACAGTTTTTGAAAATATAGCTGATATTGAAAAAGAAACTCAAATCGATATGCCAGATATTATTTAG
- a CDS encoding type II secretion system protein encodes MKKAFTLLELIFAILILGIIASYAVPKFLHTKDSALSGTIKRDIISAQTAIQSYTLLNKEIENIDDAITLNSNNWELETSLKATFKDHGKDCITISVISEDGAKYFDVKITDNSGAVCTKLRDSEKIINTKYFLY; translated from the coding sequence ATGAAAAAAGCATTTACACTACTTGAACTTATTTTTGCAATACTTATTCTTGGAATTATTGCATCCTACGCTGTACCAAAATTCTTACACACAAAAGATTCCGCATTGTCTGGTACAATTAAAAGAGATATTATTTCTGCTCAAACAGCAATTCAGTCTTATACATTATTGAATAAAGAAATAGAAAATATTGATGATGCTATTACCTTAAATAGTAATAATTGGGAATTAGAAACTTCATTAAAAGCGACTTTTAAAGATCATGGCAAGGACTGTATTACTATTTCGGTAATTAGTGAAGATGGCGCTAAATATTTTGATGTAAAGATTACTGATAATAGTGGTGCTGTATGTACAAAATTAAGAGATTCTGAAAAGATAATTAATACAAAATACTTTTTATATTAA
- a CDS encoding DNA ligase — translation MKSIIIYFVIQRIYIKFSIIFSILFINSLALDIQKPKVYNKNEHNIQNWLMSEKLDGIRAYWNGKELLTKNGNKIYIPKELIKNYPIFHLDGELWTKRNDFENIQSIVLDKTPTKKWEEITYNIFEVPNQKGNFNQRITALKDWIKTNKNTNIRVINQIKCKNKKHLNTYLKILLDKKAEGIIIKNPDISYFTGRNKNILKVKKFKDMEGKVIAINYNINNTFKSLKIQLSNNIIFNLGGGFSNKEKINHPKIGDIVTFKYYGLTKYKKPKFASFLRIRKEE, via the coding sequence ATAAAAAGTATAATAATTTATTTTGTTATACAAAGGATTTATATTAAATTTTCAATTATATTCTCAATTTTATTTATTAACTCATTAGCTTTAGATATTCAAAAGCCAAAAGTCTACAACAAAAATGAACACAATATCCAAAACTGGTTAATGAGTGAAAAGCTTGATGGAATAAGAGCGTATTGGAATGGAAAAGAATTACTTACAAAAAATGGTAATAAAATTTATATACCTAAAGAACTAATTAAGAATTATCCTATTTTTCATTTAGACGGAGAATTATGGACTAAAAGAAATGATTTTGAAAATATTCAAAGTATAGTACTAGATAAAACTCCAACAAAAAAATGGGAAGAAATAACATATAATATTTTTGAAGTTCCAAATCAGAAAGGAAATTTCAATCAAAGAATAACTGCATTAAAAGATTGGATTAAAACTAATAAAAATACAAATATTAGAGTTATTAATCAAATAAAGTGCAAAAACAAAAAACATCTTAACACATATTTAAAAATTCTACTAGATAAAAAAGCTGAAGGAATAATAATCAAAAACCCTGATATATCTTACTTTACAGGTAGAAATAAAAATATACTGAAAGTAAAAAAATTCAAAGATATGGAAGGTAAAGTAATAGCTATTAACTATAATATAAATAATACATTTAAAAGTTTAAAAATACAACTTAGTAATAATATAATATTTAATTTAGGTGGAGGTTTTTCAAATAAAGAAAAAATAAATCATCCAAAAATTGGAGATATAGTTACTTTTAAATATTATGGATTAACAAAATACAAAAAACCAAAATTTGCATCTTTTTTAAGAATAAGAAAAGAAGAATAA